The proteins below come from a single Verrucomicrobiota bacterium genomic window:
- a CDS encoding ABC transporter ATP-binding protein, whose translation MARVRIENLTKVFKERKGREICAVNNANLTVEDKELLVLVGPSGCGKTTTLRLIAGLEEITRGTISIDDEVMNDMSPKDRDVAMVFQNHALYPHMTVYENMAFGLKLRKHPKAEIEHRVKEAAEILGLTAWLDSLPKALSGGERQRVAVGRAMVRKPRVFLFDEPLSNLDTQMRVQMRAEIVKLQARLAATMIYVTHDQGEAMSMGDRIAVMRNGVIQQVDEPMNIYHHPANLFVAGFIGSPPMNVFCGEIAQAGNGLCFREQHSQIPAPDNFTVQLDDVMSPKLSNYIGKKIVFGIRPENIVDKLHAREAPPERIVDASVEIIEPMGSETYIYLTTGSHSFIARVNATDRVAVKQKTSLVFDTRSAHFFDPTTGKAIV comes from the coding sequence ATGGCACGAGTACGGATCGAAAACCTCACCAAGGTTTTCAAAGAGCGAAAAGGCCGGGAGATCTGCGCCGTCAACAACGCCAACCTCACCGTCGAGGACAAGGAACTCCTTGTTCTCGTCGGCCCGTCCGGTTGCGGCAAGACTACGACGTTGCGCCTGATCGCCGGTTTGGAGGAAATCACTCGCGGCACAATTTCCATTGATGACGAGGTGATGAATGACATGTCCCCAAAAGACCGCGACGTCGCCATGGTTTTTCAAAACCACGCACTGTATCCGCACATGACGGTGTATGAGAACATGGCGTTCGGCTTGAAGCTACGGAAGCATCCCAAGGCGGAGATCGAACACCGCGTCAAGGAAGCGGCAGAGATTCTTGGCCTCACGGCCTGGCTCGACAGTTTGCCCAAGGCGCTTTCCGGCGGCGAGCGTCAGCGCGTGGCGGTAGGTCGCGCGATGGTGCGCAAACCCAGGGTCTTCCTTTTCGACGAACCGCTTTCCAATTTGGACACCCAGATGCGCGTGCAGATGCGCGCCGAAATCGTTAAACTCCAGGCCCGCCTCGCCGCCACCATGATTTACGTCACGCATGACCAGGGGGAAGCCATGTCGATGGGCGACCGCATCGCGGTAATGAGGAACGGCGTCATCCAGCAGGTGGACGAGCCGATGAACATCTACCACCATCCAGCCAACCTGTTCGTCGCTGGTTTCATCGGTTCGCCACCCATGAATGTCTTTTGTGGTGAGATAGCGCAAGCAGGAAACGGACTTTGTTTTCGGGAACAACACTCACAGATTCCCGCACCTGACAACTTCACCGTTCAACTGGATGATGTGATGTCGCCAAAATTGAGCAACTACATCGGGAAGAAAATTGTTTTCGGCATCCGCCCGGAAAACATCGTTGATAAACTTCACGCCCGCGAAGCGCCGCCGGAAAGAATAGTGGATGCCTCGGTGGAAATCATCGAACCGATGGGTTCTGAGACCTACATTTATCTCACCACCGGCTCGCACTCGTTTATCGCCCGCGTTAACGCAACCGATCGAGTGGCCGTGAAGCAAAAAACCTCCCTCGTCTTCGACACGCGCAGTGCGCACTTCTTCGATCCAACGACGGGAAAGGCGATTGTGTAG
- a CDS encoding transglutaminase domain-containing protein encodes MKPPPLLLGAALLFWGWQSDLLLVGALLAVVLESARLTKARWEFSDEDFSRIWTFCCVVFLGAAVYAFTSNEGPATFGSLFQNPNFYTQRNAGASTAKTAASLFRWLPMIFFPFLAMQMFSTREMIPLATISLILRRRWKKAKKAGKPTPASRDVNIAYPYFGGTLLAASVHPAEGATYFWGLCALLAWALWAQRSRRFAVVVWVIALAVAVTLGFFGQRSIGQFQRYLENFNAQWVSRFMRRGFGFDPTQSRTALGNIGEIKTSGRIGIWLETKNGSPPPTYLRAASYRGYKSPIWFAGSSKDDFTSVQEDVLNSGEWTLLRSKSNNASVNITCYLAGRKDNYPADLLPLPTGSARLENFFAYLLQKNSAGAVLAEGPRLVMFDALYGPGATIDSFADTNEDLKIPDREKPALDSVIEDLQLRGQSAEQAQRTLAAFFADKFTYSKWQGLPRFKKNDDTPLSRFLLQTRSGHCEYFATATVLLLRRAAIPARYAVGWSVHEGSGGKYVVRARDAHAWCLVWDKEQEKWLDFDTTPASWVSAEGKNKSAFQWLSDFWTRIGLEISKIRYGQSKLRQYLLWIIVPVLALLLYRIIFRRGRRRQRGAKPGSAEVLDWPGLDSEFYQLENKLAERGVPRGASEPLNEWLHRMAETPDLSGLRAPLEELLRLHYRYRFDPLGLSEADRELLKREARKCLEKLSRAEKAVVAGK; translated from the coding sequence ATGAAGCCTCCTCCCTTGTTGCTCGGCGCCGCGCTGCTCTTCTGGGGCTGGCAATCCGATCTGCTGCTCGTGGGCGCGCTCCTGGCGGTCGTGCTCGAAAGCGCGCGGCTCACCAAGGCGCGTTGGGAATTTTCCGACGAAGACTTCAGCCGCATCTGGACTTTTTGCTGTGTGGTCTTTCTGGGCGCGGCGGTTTATGCGTTCACCTCCAACGAGGGCCCGGCAACCTTCGGCAGCCTTTTCCAGAATCCGAATTTCTACACCCAACGCAACGCCGGCGCCTCCACCGCCAAAACCGCCGCCTCACTCTTCCGCTGGCTGCCGATGATTTTCTTCCCGTTCCTGGCAATGCAAATGTTCAGCACGCGCGAGATGATTCCGCTGGCGACGATTTCGCTCATCCTGCGCCGCCGTTGGAAGAAGGCCAAGAAGGCCGGCAAACCCACGCCTGCGTCGCGCGATGTCAACATCGCGTATCCTTATTTTGGCGGCACGCTGCTGGCGGCGAGCGTGCACCCCGCCGAGGGCGCGACGTATTTCTGGGGTCTGTGTGCGCTGTTGGCATGGGCGCTGTGGGCCCAGCGCTCGCGGCGGTTCGCGGTTGTGGTCTGGGTCATTGCGCTGGCGGTGGCGGTGACGCTCGGTTTCTTTGGTCAGCGCAGCATCGGACAGTTTCAACGCTACCTGGAAAATTTCAATGCGCAGTGGGTCTCGCGGTTCATGCGGCGCGGATTCGGCTTCGACCCGACGCAAAGCCGCACCGCGCTCGGCAACATCGGCGAAATCAAGACCTCCGGCCGCATCGGCATCTGGCTCGAAACGAAGAACGGCAGCCCGCCGCCAACTTACCTCCGCGCGGCGAGTTACCGCGGCTACAAGTCGCCGATCTGGTTCGCTGGCTCGTCCAAGGACGATTTCACGAGCGTCCAGGAAGATGTCCTCAACAGCGGTGAGTGGACATTGCTCCGGAGCAAATCCAACAACGCGTCGGTCAATATCACCTGTTATCTGGCCGGCAGGAAAGACAATTACCCCGCCGACCTGCTGCCGTTGCCAACCGGGAGCGCACGGCTGGAAAACTTTTTCGCGTATCTGCTCCAGAAGAACAGCGCCGGCGCCGTGCTCGCCGAGGGGCCGCGTCTGGTGATGTTCGACGCGCTCTATGGACCGGGGGCAACGATTGATTCGTTTGCGGACACCAACGAGGACCTCAAAATTCCCGACCGTGAGAAGCCGGCGCTCGATTCGGTGATTGAGGATTTGCAACTTCGCGGACAAAGCGCGGAACAGGCGCAGCGGACGCTCGCCGCATTTTTTGCCGACAAATTCACCTATAGCAAGTGGCAGGGCCTGCCGCGCTTCAAAAAGAACGACGACACACCGCTGAGCCGTTTCCTGCTGCAGACCCGCAGCGGCCACTGCGAATACTTCGCCACGGCGACCGTGTTGTTGCTGCGCCGAGCCGCCATCCCGGCGCGGTACGCCGTGGGCTGGTCCGTGCATGAAGGTTCCGGCGGCAAATACGTCGTGCGCGCGCGCGACGCGCACGCGTGGTGTCTGGTCTGGGACAAGGAACAGGAAAAATGGCTGGACTTCGATACGACGCCAGCATCCTGGGTTTCGGCGGAAGGGAAAAACAAGTCGGCGTTCCAATGGCTCTCGGATTTCTGGACGCGTATCGGTCTGGAGATCTCGAAAATCCGTTACGGCCAGAGCAAGCTGCGGCAATATCTCCTGTGGATCATCGTGCCGGTGCTGGCGCTGTTGCTGTATCGAATCATCTTTCGTCGCGGGCGACGGCGACAGCGCGGAGCAAAACCGGGCAGCGCGGAAGTTCTCGACTGGCCGGGGCTGGACTCGGAGTTTTACCAACTCGAAAACAAACTTGCCGAACGCGGCGTGCCGCGCGGGGCAAGCGAGCCGCTGAACGAATGGCTGCATCGCATGGCGGAAACGCCTGACCTCTCCGGGTTGCGCGCGCCGTTGGAGGAATTGTTGCGGTTGCACTACCGCTACCGCTTCGATCCGTTGGGTTTGAGCGAGGCGGACCGGGAATTGTTGAAGCGGGAGGCGAGGAAGTGTTTGGAGAAATTGTCGCGCGCGGAGAAGGCGGTTGTCGCCGGAAAATGA
- a CDS encoding aminomethyl transferase family protein has product MVRLALHELHQDLNATFAEVNGAEVVSHYGDALAEHAALRETAGVIELSFRSRLCLTGKDRVRFLHGQVTNDVKRLRVGEGCYAALVTAKGKMQSDLNIFCLQDELLLDFEPGLTAVVTQRLEKYIVADDVQVVDVAPHYGLLSVQGPKAGSVVRSLSLFAEIPNATLSSLKVTDPTLGEIYLMKQSRLGRRSSRRQSAQASPEESQSRLTSAATVSGHEPHDRSGFDLFVPLPALGVVADKLIAAAKSVGGLACGWMALEMARIEAGIPRFGADMDETNIALECGIEARAVSYNKGCYIGQEVINRIHTIGHVNRELRGLRLADDLKTLPVRGDKLFKDGKEVGHITSAIASPTLKANVALGYVRREANAVGTELKLRSAGNDSGARIVQVPFGK; this is encoded by the coding sequence ATGGTAAGACTGGCTCTGCACGAACTTCATCAAGACCTGAACGCCACCTTCGCCGAGGTGAACGGCGCGGAGGTCGTCAGTCATTACGGTGACGCGCTGGCGGAGCACGCGGCGTTGCGCGAAACCGCCGGCGTAATTGAACTGAGCTTTCGCAGCCGGCTTTGCCTGACTGGCAAGGACCGCGTTCGCTTTCTGCACGGTCAGGTCACGAATGATGTGAAACGCCTGCGCGTCGGCGAAGGTTGTTACGCCGCGCTCGTCACGGCCAAGGGAAAGATGCAGAGCGACCTCAACATCTTCTGTCTGCAAGACGAACTGCTGCTCGACTTCGAGCCGGGCCTCACCGCCGTCGTGACGCAACGGCTGGAGAAATACATCGTCGCCGACGATGTGCAAGTGGTGGATGTCGCGCCGCACTACGGCTTGCTCAGCGTGCAAGGGCCAAAAGCTGGATCCGTCGTGCGCAGCTTGAGTCTGTTTGCTGAAATCCCCAACGCGACGCTCAGTTCCTTAAAAGTCACCGACCCGACTCTGGGCGAAATCTATTTGATGAAGCAGTCGCGGCTGGGGCGTCGTAGCAGCCGACGTCAGTCGGCTCAAGCTTCTCCCGAGGAGAGCCAGAGCCGACTGACGTCGGCTGCTACGGTGAGCGGTCACGAGCCACATGATCGTTCAGGCTTTGACTTGTTCGTGCCATTGCCTGCATTGGGAGTGGTGGCTGACAAACTCATCGCCGCCGCGAAAAGCGTCGGCGGACTTGCGTGCGGGTGGATGGCTTTGGAGATGGCACGCATCGAGGCGGGCATTCCGCGATTCGGCGCGGACATGGACGAGACGAACATTGCGCTGGAGTGCGGCATCGAGGCGCGCGCGGTGAGTTACAACAAAGGCTGCTACATCGGCCAAGAAGTCATCAACCGCATCCACACCATCGGCCACGTGAACCGCGAACTGCGCGGCCTGCGTCTGGCCGACGATTTGAAAACCTTGCCCGTGCGCGGCGACAAACTGTTCAAAGACGGCAAGGAAGTCGGCCACATCACGAGCGCCATCGCCTCACCAACGCTCAAAGCCAACGTTGCTCTCGGTTACGTGCGGCGCGAGGCAAACGCAGTTGGTACCGAATTGAAATTACGAAGTGCCGGTAATGATAGCGGGGCGAGAATCGTGCAGGTGCCGTTTGGAAAATGA